Proteins from one Mercurialis annua linkage group LG7, ddMerAnnu1.2, whole genome shotgun sequence genomic window:
- the LOC126654811 gene encoding pre-mRNA-splicing factor ATP-dependent RNA helicase DEAH1-like isoform X4: protein MVENLTEPKITKKEAEEAVRRSHALEENGIGTLRDVSRQEYLKKREQKKLEELRDDIEDEQYLFTGVKLTEAEKSDISYKKKIFDLVQKSSEDVDDTTGYRMPDAYDDQVRGVNQEKRFATVHQRYGDGGSSSKMNPFREQEEWEEYQIGKASLKFGSRNKKQTSDDYQFVFEDQIEFIKASVMDGDKFDGQLPAESLDISAEKSAMEKIQEDRKSLPIYKFRDDLLAAIEEHQVLVIVGETGSGKTTQIPQYLHEAGYTKRGKVGCTQPRRVAAMSVAARVSQEMGVKLGHEVGYSIRFEDCTSEKTVLKYMTDGMLMREFLGEPDLASYSVVMVDEAHERTLSTDILFGLVKDIARFRPDLKLLISSATLDAEKFSDYFDLAPIFKIPGRRFPVEIHYTKAPEADYLDAAIVTALQIHVTQPPGDVLIFFTGQEEIETAEEILKHRTRGLGTKIAELIICPIYANLPTELQSKIFDPTPEGARKVVLATNIAETSLTIDGIKYVIDPGFCKMKSYNPRTGMESLLVTPISKASAMQRAGRSGRTGPGKCFRLYTAYNFQHDLDDNTVPEIQRTNLANVVLSLKSLGIHDLLNFDFMDPPPSEALLKALELLFALSALNKHGELTKVGRRMAEFPLDPMLSKMIVASDKYKCSDEIISIAAMLSIGNSIFYRPKDKQVHADNARLNFHTGNVGDHIALLKVYSSWKETNYSTQWCYENYIQVRSMKRARDIRDQLEGLLERVEIEIASDPNDVDAIKKSITSGFFPHSARLQKNGSYRTVKHPQTVNIHPSSGLSQVLPRWVIYHELVLTTKEYMRQVTELKPEWLVEIAPHYYQMKDVEDPGSKKMPRGEGRA from the exons ATGGTAGAAAAT CTAACAGAGCCAAAGATAACAAAGAAGGAGGCAG AAGAGGCAGTGCGAAGATCACATGCTTTGGAGGAAAATGGAATCGGCACTTTGAG AGATGTATCGAGGCAAGAATATCTTAAGAAaagagaacaaaaaaaattggaagAACTCAG GGATGATATAGAAGATGAACAATATCTATTTACTGGTGTAAAGCTTACTGAAGCAGAAAAAAGTGATataag TTACAAGAAGAAAATATTTGATCTTGTACAGAAGTCGTCAGAAGATGTAGATGATACTACTGGG TATAGAATGCCAGATGCATATGATGATCAAGTTAGGGGTGTTAATCAGGAGAAGAGATTTGCTACCGTTCATCAGCGTTATGG AGATGGTGGTTCCAGTAGCAAAATGAACCCCTTTCGCGAACAGGAGGAATGGGAAGAATATCAGATTG GAAAGGCTTCTTTGAAGTTTGGCTCAAGGAACAAGAAACAGACCTCTGATGATTATCA GTTTGTGTTTGAAGACCAGATTGAGTTTATCAAGGCATCAGTGATGGATGGTGACAAG TTTGATGGTCAATTACCAGCTGAGTCCCTGGATATCTCTGCGGAAAAATCAGCTATGGAGAAGATTCAG GAGGATCGAAAAAGTTTACCTATATACAAATTCCGAGACGATCTACTTGCGGCTATTGAGGAACATCAG GTTCTTGTTATAGTGGGAGAAACCGGTTCAGGGAAAACCACACAGATACCTCAATATCTTCACGAAGCTGGTTACACCAAGCGTGGAAAG GTTGGCTGTACGCAGCCAAGGCGGGTTGCAGCTATGAGTGTTGCTGCCAGGGTTTCCCAAGAAATGGGCGTCAAGCTTGGGCATGAG GTGGGCTACTCCATTCGATTTGAAGACTGCACATCAGAAAAGACTGTATTGAAATACATGACCGATGGAATGCTCATGCGAGAATTCCTTGGTGAGCCGGATTTAGCAAGCTACAG TGTAGTAATGGTGGATGAGGCTCATGAAAGAACTTTGTCAACCGACATTCTGTTTGGACTAGTTAAG GATATAGCCCGGTTTCGTCCCGATTTGAAGTTGCTGATCTCAAGTGCAACGCTTGATGCTGAGAAATTTAGTGATTACTTTGATCTTgctccaatttttaaaattcctgGTAGGAGGTTTCCTGTTGAGATACACTACACAAAGGCACCAGAAGCTGATTATCTAGACGCAGCAATTGTAACTGCGCTTCAAATCCATGTGACACAGCCACCTGGAGATGTTTTAATCTTTTTCACAGGTCAAGAGGAAATAGAGACGGCTGAGGAGATCTTGAAGCATAGGACCAGAGGTTTGGGGACCAAAATTGCAGAACTTATCATCTGCCCTATATATGCAAATTTACCAACTGAGCTTCAGTCCAAAATATTTGATCCTACTCCAGAAGGGGCCCGGAAGGTTGTCCTTGCAACCAATATTGCCGAAACATCTTTAACAATTGATGGGATCAAGTATGTCATTGATCCTGGCTTTTGCAAGATGAAATCATATAACCCTAGGACAGGGATGGAATCTTTGTTAGTAACACCTATTTCTAAAGCTTCTGCCATGCAACGTGCTGGTCGCTCTGGACGAACAGGTCCAGGAAAGTGTTTCCGGTTGTACACAGCCTACAATTTCCAACATGACTTGGATGACAATACGGTACCAGAAATACAAAGAACAAACTTAGCAAATGTTGTCCTCTCATTGAAGAGTCTTGGAATTCACGACTtgctaaattttgattttatggaTCCCCCACCCTCCGAGGCATTGCTAAAAGCCTTGGAACTCTTGTTTGCTCTAAGTGCACTAAATAAACATGGTGAGCTGACCAAAGTTGGTAGAAGGATGGCTGAGTTCCCACTTGATCCGATGCTATCTAAAATGATTGTCGCTTCTGACAAGTACAAGTGTTCAGATGAGATAATTTCTATTGCTGCTATGCTTTCCATTGGAAATTCAATATTCTATCGTCCAAAGGACAAACAAGTTCATGCTGACAATGCCAGGCTGAATTTCCATACTGGAAACGTGGGGGACCATATAGCTCTTCTGAAG GTGTATAGCTCTTGGAAGGAAACTAACTACTCAACACAATGGTGTTACGAGAATTATATTCAG GTAAGGAGTATGAAACGAGCTAGAGATATAAGAGATCAGTTGGAGGGCCTACTAGAAAGGGTTGAAATTGAGATAGCTTCCGATCCTAATGATGTAGATGCCATAAAGAAGTCCATAACTTCTG GCTTTTTTCCTCATTCTGCAAGGCTACAGAAGAATGGGTCTTACAGAACAGTGAAACATCCCCAGACAGTTAATATACACCCTAGTTCTGGGTTGTCTCAG GTCCTCCCGAGATGGGTTATATACCATGAGTTGGTTCTTACAACCAAGGAGTACATGCGGCAG GTAACTGAGCTGAAACCAGAGTGGCTTGTAGAGATAGCCCCACATTATTACCAGATGAAGGATGTTGAAGATC CCGGGTCAAAGAAAATGCCACGAGGGGAAGGACGTGCGTGA